In Terriglobia bacterium, a single window of DNA contains:
- a CDS encoding DUF2892 domain-containing protein, whose protein sequence is MGINARLRMIAGLFVVLSVALGAFVSPWFYLFTAFVGLNLFQSAFSGWCPMIWILRTAGVRED, encoded by the coding sequence ATGGGAATCAACGCCCGGCTCAGGATGATCGCGGGTCTGTTCGTGGTGCTGTCCGTCGCTCTCGGCGCGTTCGTGAGCCCGTGGTTCTACCTCTTCACGGCGTTCGTCGGGCTCAATCTGTTCCAGTCCGCGTTCAGCGGCTGGTGTCCGATGATCTGGATCCTTCGAACGGCGGGCGTGCGGGAGGACTAG
- a CDS encoding Rrf2 family transcriptional regulator, which produces MIHIASTADGVVSLRSDIAEAQGIPPSFMAKILRSLVRARLLRSSRGVHGGFALARAASRITLLDVVEAIEGPLSLTNCTPDPAGCARSDDCPATSVWLEVQQKMAEVLNSTTLESLTLVHKRTARPAVAHGSDGDRRSHGRDHSGKALGDLASHRR; this is translated from the coding sequence ATGATCCATATCGCTTCCACGGCCGACGGCGTGGTGTCGTTGCGCAGCGACATCGCCGAGGCGCAGGGGATTCCTCCGAGCTTCATGGCGAAGATCCTCCGCAGTCTCGTGCGGGCTCGCCTGCTCCGCTCTTCCCGCGGGGTCCACGGAGGCTTCGCGCTGGCCAGGGCCGCTTCGCGCATCACGCTGCTGGACGTCGTCGAGGCGATCGAGGGACCGCTGTCGCTGACCAACTGCACCCCCGATCCGGCGGGGTGCGCGCGATCGGACGACTGCCCGGCGACCTCGGTCTGGCTCGAAGTGCAGCAGAAGATGGCGGAGGTCCTGAATAGCACGACGCTCGAGAGCCTGACCCTGGTGCACAAGCGCACCGCACGGCCGGCGGTTGCCCACGGAAGCGACGGGGACCGCAGGTCACACGGACGCGATCACTCGGGCAAGGCGCTCGGCGACCTCGCCAGCCACCGCCGATAG
- a CDS encoding DUF302 domain-containing protein gives MDIGIGKTVDLPYDVALAKVEEALKKEGFGILTRIDVKATLKEKLGVDFTPFVILGACNPPLAHRALEAAPAIGLMLPCNVVVRQTDPGHTRIEAVNATAMASLFPEADLSAVAGEVAERLARVIASV, from the coding sequence ATGGACATCGGGATCGGCAAGACCGTGGACCTGCCCTACGACGTCGCCCTCGCGAAGGTGGAGGAAGCGCTCAAGAAGGAGGGCTTCGGCATCCTTACCCGGATCGACGTGAAGGCCACCCTGAAGGAGAAGCTGGGAGTGGACTTCACACCGTTCGTGATCCTCGGCGCGTGCAACCCACCGCTGGCGCACCGCGCGCTCGAGGCCGCGCCCGCCATCGGGCTCATGCTCCCGTGCAACGTGGTGGTGCGGCAGACCGATCCAGGGCATACGAGAATCGAGGCGGTCAACGCGACCGCGATGGCCTCCCTCTTTCCCGAGGCCGATCTATCGGCGGTGGCTGGCGAGGTCGCCGAGCGCCTTGCCCGAGTGATCGCGTCCGTGTGA